A part of Candidatus Ozemobacteraceae bacterium genomic DNA contains:
- a CDS encoding site-2 protease family protein: protein MAYAPDPINVLSLDLPAFIIGIGFHEFCHAFAADRLGDPTPREEGRVSLNPIEHLDPIGTALPMYLALTGAPLAFGWGKPVIVDPTRFKDPVQGYGIVSIAGPLGNLLICIALGLVMRFSGENSAALQYMTTPTGNYIYRLIFRVFTMNMGLFLFNLLPIPPLDGSKVVMWLGGEKARDAYDAVRPYSLLLLILVLASGIDRYVLIPMFIKLTLLLSGPGMAQYVFSPGAFVADFL, encoded by the coding sequence ATGGCCTATGCCCCTGACCCCATCAACGTTCTTTCGCTCGATCTGCCGGCGTTCATCATCGGCATCGGATTTCACGAATTCTGCCACGCGTTTGCGGCCGACCGGCTGGGCGATCCGACGCCGCGCGAGGAAGGCCGGGTCAGCCTCAATCCCATCGAGCACCTCGATCCCATCGGAACGGCGCTTCCCATGTATCTCGCCCTGACCGGGGCGCCGCTCGCGTTCGGCTGGGGGAAGCCGGTCATCGTCGACCCGACGAGATTCAAAGACCCGGTCCAGGGATACGGAATCGTCTCGATCGCCGGGCCGCTCGGCAACCTGCTGATCTGCATCGCTCTCGGGCTGGTCATGCGTTTTTCGGGCGAAAATTCGGCCGCCCTGCAGTATATGACGACGCCCACCGGCAATTATATATATCGACTTATATTCAGAGTCTTCACGATGAACATGGGGCTGTTCCTGTTCAATCTCCTGCCCATCCCGCCTCTCGACGGGTCGAAGGTCGTGATGTGGCTCGGCGGGGAAAAGGCGCGCGATGCCTACGATGCCGTCCGCCCCTACAGCCTGCTGCTTCTGATCCTGGTGCTCGCGTCGGGAATCGACCGGTATGTCCTGATTCCGATGTTCATCAAGCTGACTCTCCTTCTTTCCGGCCCGGGAATGGCCCAATATGTGTTCTCGCCGGGGGCATTTGTCGCCGACTTTCTCTGA
- a CDS encoding NlpC/P60 family protein, whose product MLWRKSLMVSALVVFCLAPAWAQNPFTGKVDSTAISNDIQIPTFEQSNAIGPEPTPPGDPLASATPEARTAHDTVEKILAQLEAYLKSGDYKRSAEAIAYLDKLCKDTKTGKTTNPGLLSKMAKGGVAASSMDAIRGRIASLKNQLYSESAAKMVAAGRQFDGYSSRSGPGGGNVACAWLMSRVLRAAGMVPQGWEELVAVNLTRRLMNEFGWAKVPSNGNPDSGKIQTALMKPGDVIFWSPSDHVGVYLGNGMCMSNSSSAHHGAIHPVAGYYDGWIPRYVVRPPGA is encoded by the coding sequence ATGTTGTGGCGAAAATCGCTGATGGTATCCGCGCTGGTCGTGTTTTGTCTCGCTCCCGCCTGGGCCCAGAACCCATTCACCGGCAAGGTCGATTCGACGGCGATATCCAACGATATCCAGATTCCGACCTTCGAGCAGTCGAACGCCATCGGTCCCGAGCCGACACCGCCGGGTGACCCGCTCGCATCGGCAACCCCCGAAGCCCGAACGGCGCACGACACGGTCGAAAAGATCCTCGCCCAGCTCGAGGCCTATCTCAAAAGCGGAGATTACAAGCGTTCCGCCGAAGCCATCGCGTATCTGGACAAGCTGTGCAAAGATACGAAAACCGGGAAAACAACGAACCCGGGGCTTCTGAGCAAGATGGCGAAGGGCGGAGTGGCCGCCTCCAGCATGGATGCCATCCGAGGCCGCATCGCGTCTCTGAAAAACCAGTTGTATTCCGAAAGCGCTGCCAAGATGGTCGCCGCAGGCCGTCAGTTCGATGGATACAGCTCCAGAAGCGGACCAGGCGGTGGAAACGTTGCCTGTGCATGGCTTATGTCGAGAGTGTTGCGTGCTGCCGGCATGGTTCCCCAGGGATGGGAAGAACTGGTTGCGGTGAACCTCACCAGGCGCCTGATGAATGAGTTCGGCTGGGCGAAGGTTCCCTCGAACGGAAACCCTGATTCCGGAAAAATCCAGACAGCCCTGATGAAACCGGGTGACGTCATTTTCTGGAGCCCGAGTGACCACGTGGGCGTCTATCTTGGAAACGGCATGTGCATGTCGAACAGCTCCAGCGCGCATCACGGCGCGATCCATCCGGTTGCCGGCTACTATGACGGCTGGATTCCACGCTACGTGGTCCGTCCTCCCGGCGCATGA
- a CDS encoding GNAT family protein → MLQGMGKRSSVGMHFGQWIPPGRRLYGKRIMLARLSARQAPELERLLETNRRWLAPWMPTVPEGFSETDVRRSIFLENQEAKRGTRLDLGIFLRAPAPERLNGGDVGTRRRGDACGPLVGRIALHTVQWGIIRSAGVGYWIDQRHAGRGMMTEALATLVSFAFEEVRLHRIWAGIQPKNHRSKHLVERLGFIREGLHRRELFIAGSWQDQIQYAMLEEEYDRLAESWIARGWLGV, encoded by the coding sequence ATGCTCCAGGGTATGGGTAAGAGAAGTTCCGTCGGGATGCATTTCGGCCAATGGATCCCTCCGGGCAGACGCCTCTACGGGAAGCGGATCATGCTCGCGCGGCTTTCCGCACGACAGGCGCCCGAACTCGAACGACTGCTCGAAACCAACCGCCGATGGCTGGCTCCCTGGATGCCGACCGTGCCGGAGGGATTCTCCGAGACCGACGTGCGCCGCAGCATCTTCCTGGAAAACCAGGAAGCAAAACGCGGTACGAGGCTCGATCTCGGCATTTTCCTGCGGGCCCCCGCGCCCGAACGCCTCAACGGCGGTGACGTCGGAACTCGTCGACGCGGAGATGCCTGTGGCCCGCTTGTCGGGCGAATAGCCCTTCATACGGTGCAGTGGGGCATAATACGTTCCGCGGGCGTTGGATACTGGATCGACCAGCGCCACGCCGGCAGGGGAATGATGACGGAAGCCCTCGCGACGCTCGTCTCGTTCGCCTTTGAAGAGGTTCGCCTGCACAGAATCTGGGCGGGTATTCAGCCGAAGAACCACCGCTCGAAGCACTTGGTGGAGCGTCTCGGGTTCATCCGGGAGGGCCTGCATCGCCGCGAACTCTTCATCGCTGGTTCCTGGCAGGACCAGATCCAGTATGCGATGCTCGAAGAGGAATACGACCGCCTTGCAGAGTCCTGGATAGCTCGAGGCTGGCTTGGTGTCTGA
- a CDS encoding mannose-1-phosphate guanylyltransferase/mannose-6-phosphate isomerase has translation MKILLLAGGSGTRLWPLSRTLFPKQFLRIHRGESLMRQTAERFLPVAGFEDIVVMTGSDYKFFVNSQLPECPHLILEPAMRNTAPAIGLGVKFCLDKMGCSRDDVVLVTPSDHLIQQGDEFIKAVRTAEEAAKQGFIATFGVVPSRPETGYGYIQCEKQPIPGSASHKAIRFVEKPDEATAKAYIAEGGYYWNSGMFAFSLGTMLDELAALAPEVASRLGVTYDEILPAYNEMPDISIDYAVMEKSKRVVTIPLHAAWNDIGSWDSLYEVHEKDAAGNVCEGDVIAIDSKNTLVMGDKRLVATIGLEDCLVVDTDDALLVARRGDSQQVRQVVKQLRDAGRKEATEHTTGYRPWGEYVVLSEGERHKIKRITVVPGQRLSLQMHYHRSEHWVVVRGTARVTIGDEVRFVHENESAYVPKSTKHRLENPGKIPLEIIEVQNGEYLEEDDIIRFGDIYGR, from the coding sequence ATGAAGATCCTTCTTCTTGCAGGCGGTTCCGGAACGAGACTTTGGCCGCTTTCACGGACCCTGTTTCCCAAACAGTTCCTGCGCATTCATCGCGGGGAGTCGCTGATGCGCCAGACTGCTGAGCGGTTTCTGCCCGTTGCGGGTTTTGAGGACATTGTTGTCATGACGGGAAGCGACTACAAGTTTTTCGTCAATTCGCAACTGCCGGAATGCCCTCATCTGATTCTCGAGCCCGCCATGCGGAATACCGCTCCGGCGATCGGGCTCGGCGTCAAATTTTGCCTCGACAAGATGGGTTGCAGCCGTGACGACGTCGTCCTCGTCACCCCTTCCGACCATCTCATCCAGCAGGGCGATGAGTTCATCAAGGCCGTCAGGACCGCCGAGGAAGCCGCAAAACAGGGCTTCATCGCGACGTTCGGCGTCGTGCCGTCGCGCCCCGAGACCGGATACGGATACATCCAATGCGAAAAGCAGCCGATACCCGGCTCTGCCAGCCACAAGGCGATCCGGTTCGTCGAGAAGCCTGACGAAGCGACGGCGAAGGCGTATATCGCCGAAGGCGGCTATTACTGGAACTCCGGCATGTTCGCCTTCAGCCTCGGAACCATGCTTGACGAGCTCGCCGCACTCGCCCCGGAGGTCGCCTCGCGGCTCGGCGTGACCTACGACGAGATTCTTCCCGCCTACAACGAGATGCCCGATATCTCGATCGATTACGCCGTGATGGAAAAATCGAAACGTGTCGTCACGATCCCGCTGCATGCCGCCTGGAACGATATCGGCTCCTGGGATTCCCTGTACGAGGTGCACGAGAAAGATGCGGCAGGGAACGTCTGCGAAGGCGACGTCATCGCCATCGACTCGAAGAACACGCTCGTCATGGGTGACAAGCGGCTTGTCGCGACGATCGGCCTCGAAGACTGCCTGGTCGTCGACACCGACGACGCCCTGCTCGTGGCCCGCCGTGGCGATTCCCAGCAGGTGCGGCAGGTCGTCAAACAATTGCGCGACGCCGGCCGCAAGGAAGCCACCGAGCACACGACGGGATATCGTCCGTGGGGCGAGTATGTCGTTCTTTCGGAAGGCGAGCGCCACAAGATCAAGCGAATCACGGTCGTGCCCGGCCAGCGGCTCAGCCTGCAGATGCATTATCACCGGTCGGAACACTGGGTCGTGGTGCGCGGAACCGCCCGCGTGACGATTGGCGATGAGGTGCGTTTCGTCCACGAGAACGAATCCGCCTACGTGCCCAAGTCGACGAAACATCGCCTGGAAAACCCGGGAAAAATACCACTCGAAATAATCGAGGTCCAGAATGGCGAATACCTCGAAGAAGACGATATCATCCGTTTTGGCGATATCTACGGGCGTTGA
- a CDS encoding ABC transporter permease: MTDSGAFLAEIAAGALGRLARLDVETFAILGLSLKIAIVATILGFLLALPLAGLIHACRPRVRAMILIAMQTMISVPTVIVGTIVYLLLSRRGPLGGLELLYTPAAIVAGDLLLVIPLLTVFIGSALQQVPRDFVETAKNLGAKPFQLLFLLALECRGALAVAVCVGFGRVISELGAAMILGGNIKGCSRTLTTAMALEMGKGETELAMALGMLLLLLALANTLAVQYLQYRISWRGRRLVPETTPVPHAPSDCRRGAASDTRNDPDRVFPQLPPVEIRGLSVRFEERILFDNLSATLEMSGGTALMGASGSGKSTLLRIMAGLASPDAGVVDHAWKTPILTFQRPYLFDGTVRMNIEFGMRIRGVPAEERRERAERLGETLGLLPMFGQPVRNLSGGEAARVSLGRALAVRPDLLLIDEALSHLDRMTLRPVILLLRAFIGNGGALLLVTHEEWLADELCSRKIHLRRGTLEPHS, encoded by the coding sequence GTGACTGATTCCGGCGCGTTTCTCGCGGAAATCGCAGCAGGGGCATTGGGTCGACTCGCCAGGCTCGATGTCGAAACGTTCGCGATCCTCGGTCTTTCTCTGAAAATCGCGATCGTTGCGACGATCCTCGGTTTTCTCCTGGCGCTTCCCCTTGCCGGGCTGATCCACGCATGCCGCCCGCGCGTCCGCGCGATGATCCTGATCGCGATGCAAACCATGATCTCGGTGCCGACGGTGATCGTGGGGACCATCGTCTACCTCCTGCTGTCGCGCCGCGGACCGCTCGGGGGGCTCGAACTTTTGTACACGCCGGCCGCAATCGTCGCGGGCGATCTCCTTCTGGTTATTCCATTGTTGACGGTATTTATAGGATCCGCTCTCCAGCAGGTTCCGAGAGACTTCGTGGAAACCGCGAAAAATCTCGGCGCGAAGCCCTTTCAGCTCCTCTTTCTTCTCGCACTCGAGTGCCGCGGGGCGCTTGCCGTCGCCGTCTGCGTCGGCTTCGGCAGGGTGATATCCGAACTCGGCGCAGCCATGATCCTCGGCGGAAACATCAAGGGCTGTTCTCGCACCCTCACGACCGCGATGGCGCTCGAGATGGGAAAGGGCGAGACCGAACTCGCGATGGCCCTCGGGATGCTCCTCCTGCTTCTTGCGCTTGCGAACACCCTTGCCGTCCAGTATCTGCAGTACCGGATCTCCTGGCGCGGGCGGCGGCTCGTTCCGGAGACCACCCCGGTACCGCATGCGCCTTCAGATTGCCGGCGCGGCGCGGCATCGGACACGCGAAACGACCCGGACCGGGTGTTCCCGCAACTTCCGCCCGTCGAAATCCGCGGTTTATCGGTGCGGTTCGAGGAACGCATTCTGTTCGACAACCTCTCGGCAACGCTCGAGATGTCCGGCGGAACGGCCCTGATGGGCGCTTCCGGTTCGGGAAAATCGACGCTCCTCAGAATCATGGCCGGCCTCGCCTCGCCGGATGCAGGCGTCGTCGACCACGCATGGAAAACGCCGATTCTCACGTTTCAGCGGCCGTATCTGTTCGACGGAACGGTCCGCATGAATATCGAGTTTGGAATGCGAATCCGGGGCGTTCCCGCCGAAGAACGACGAGAACGCGCGGAACGGCTTGGAGAGACCCTCGGCCTGTTGCCCATGTTCGGCCAACCGGTGCGAAACCTGTCGGGAGGGGAAGCAGCCCGGGTCTCGCTCGGCAGGGCATTGGCCGTCCGGCCGGATCTCCTCCTGATCGATGAAGCTCTGTCACATCTCGACAGGATGACCCTTCGCCCCGTCATTCTTCTCCTCCGCGCCTTCATTGGAAACGGCGGCGCTCTCCTCCTCGTGACGCACGAAGAGTGGCTTGCCGACGAACTCTGCTCGAGAAAGATCCACCTTCGCCGGGGAACGCTGGAGCCCCATTCCTGA
- a CDS encoding bifunctional homocysteine S-methyltransferase/methylenetetrahydrofolate reductase, producing the protein MPLPDFRAFYEEHPVVFDGAMGTMLYAKGIYLNQVYDELNLSNPSLVQQVHREYIDAGAMVIETNTFGANRFKLTPHGLADKIEAINFQGVKIARQVAGDKVYVAGSIGPLGIRLEPWGKTSVEEAEEAFSEQVKGLLAGGVDLFILETFYDLNEIHQAIRAVRRLTDKPIVASMTINEDGNALYGTAPDVFAPKLEGWGADIIGLNCSVGPKAMFDAIERIHQICRKPLIVQPNAGMPRSVDGRMIYLCNPAYFGEYAKRFIQVGVRFIGGCCGTTPEHIRWVRNAVKALEPPQRKIVVVPAQARAPESELPEIKAVPIEAKSRFAEKIAHGRFVVSAELTPPKGCDPEKTVDLARQLKEAGVDAINIPDGPRASARMSPMSLAVLIEKNVGIETVLHYCCRDRNILGIQSDLLGAHALGLRNILCITGDPPKMGNYPEATAVFDIDSIGLTNVVFQLNHGRDLGGNPIGKPSALLIGVGANPGAIDLDQEIRRFEWKVDAGAEFAITQPVFDPALLERFLERISHVRIPVLAGIWPLSSLKNAEFMNNEVPGASVPESIMARMRAAATPEAQREEGISIAIEALRKIRPLVQGVQISVPFGRVANVIRVLEAVER; encoded by the coding sequence ATGCCTCTTCCGGATTTTCGCGCTTTCTACGAAGAACATCCCGTCGTATTCGACGGCGCGATGGGCACGATGCTGTATGCCAAAGGCATCTACCTCAACCAGGTGTACGACGAACTGAACCTCTCGAACCCCAGCCTCGTCCAGCAGGTGCATCGCGAATACATCGACGCCGGGGCGATGGTCATCGAAACCAACACCTTCGGCGCGAACCGGTTCAAATTGACCCCCCATGGCCTCGCTGATAAGATCGAAGCCATCAACTTCCAGGGCGTCAAGATCGCGCGCCAGGTCGCCGGCGACAAGGTCTACGTCGCGGGCTCGATCGGACCGCTCGGCATCCGCCTCGAACCCTGGGGCAAGACCTCCGTGGAAGAGGCCGAAGAGGCTTTCTCCGAGCAGGTGAAAGGACTGCTTGCCGGCGGCGTCGACCTGTTCATCCTCGAGACGTTTTACGATCTGAACGAGATCCACCAGGCGATCCGCGCCGTGCGCAGGCTCACGGACAAACCGATCGTCGCCTCGATGACGATCAACGAGGATGGGAACGCTCTCTACGGAACCGCTCCCGACGTGTTTGCCCCGAAACTCGAGGGCTGGGGCGCCGACATCATCGGTCTCAACTGCTCCGTCGGCCCCAAGGCGATGTTCGATGCGATCGAGCGCATCCACCAGATCTGTCGCAAACCCCTCATCGTCCAGCCGAACGCCGGTATGCCGCGCTCCGTCGACGGACGCATGATCTATCTCTGCAACCCCGCCTACTTCGGCGAGTACGCGAAACGGTTCATCCAGGTCGGCGTCCGCTTCATCGGCGGCTGCTGCGGAACGACCCCCGAACATATCCGGTGGGTGCGCAATGCGGTGAAGGCCCTCGAGCCGCCTCAGCGCAAGATCGTCGTCGTGCCGGCTCAGGCCAGGGCGCCCGAGAGCGAACTTCCCGAAATCAAGGCCGTTCCCATCGAGGCGAAATCGCGGTTTGCCGAGAAGATTGCGCACGGCCGTTTCGTCGTCAGCGCCGAACTTACCCCGCCGAAGGGCTGCGATCCGGAAAAAACCGTCGATCTCGCCCGACAGCTGAAGGAAGCCGGCGTCGATGCGATCAATATTCCCGACGGCCCTCGCGCCTCGGCCCGCATGAGCCCGATGTCGCTTGCCGTGCTGATCGAGAAGAACGTCGGCATCGAGACCGTCCTCCATTACTGCTGTCGCGATCGCAACATTCTCGGCATACAGTCCGACCTGCTCGGTGCGCACGCGCTGGGCCTTCGCAACATCCTCTGCATTACCGGCGACCCGCCCAAGATGGGCAATTATCCCGAAGCGACGGCCGTTTTCGATATCGACTCGATCGGCCTCACGAACGTCGTGTTCCAGCTCAATCACGGCCGTGATCTCGGCGGCAACCCGATCGGCAAACCCTCGGCCCTGCTCATCGGCGTGGGGGCGAACCCCGGCGCCATCGATCTCGACCAGGAAATCCGCCGGTTCGAATGGAAGGTGGACGCCGGCGCCGAGTTCGCCATCACCCAGCCCGTCTTCGACCCAGCCCTGCTCGAACGCTTCCTCGAACGCATCTCGCACGTCCGAATCCCTGTTCTTGCCGGAATCTGGCCGCTGTCGAGCCTCAAGAACGCCGAGTTCATGAACAACGAGGTGCCGGGCGCCTCCGTTCCCGAGTCGATCATGGCCCGCATGCGTGCAGCCGCCACGCCCGAGGCCCAGCGTGAGGAGGGTATCAGCATCGCCATCGAGGCCCTCAGAAAGATCAGGCCGCTCGTTCAGGGGGTTCAGATCAGCGTCCCCTTCGGCCGCGTCGCGAACGTCATCCGCGTGCTCGAAGCCGTCGAGCGCTGA
- a CDS encoding tetratricopeptide repeat protein, with the protein MTDQECQNDVEQGNAALTSGNFAVALACYLRALDKQPNDARINSKVGVAYYKLKNYPFAIKHLEYAAELKQGDRDILYTLGLVYIKAGEKTKAMSMYDRLKKISVDKAEELYKAIYS; encoded by the coding sequence ATGACTGACCAGGAATGCCAGAATGACGTCGAACAAGGAAACGCCGCGCTGACATCGGGCAATTTCGCCGTGGCCCTTGCCTGCTACCTGCGAGCTCTCGACAAACAACCGAACGATGCCCGCATCAATTCGAAGGTTGGCGTCGCCTATTACAAACTGAAGAATTATCCCTTCGCCATCAAGCACCTGGAATATGCCGCCGAACTAAAACAGGGAGACCGGGATATTTTATACACGCTGGGGCTCGTTTACATCAAAGCCGGAGAAAAAACCAAAGCCATGTCGATGTATGACCGGCTGAAGAAAATCAGCGTCGACAAGGCCGAGGAGCTGTATAAAGCTATTTACAGCTGA
- the metH gene encoding methionine synthase — protein sequence MITPERFLAHLRERILVFDGAMGTNLQRQQLTTADFGGFDGCNEALNLFAPHAVRKVHADFVAAGCRAVETNTFGANRLTLAEYGLENKVDAINKAAVRIAREALETGCPGEQRFVAASIGPTSRLPSLGHIGFEEMAAIYVEQVRSLWDAGADIFVVETCQDLLQVKAALNALARLFRQEGARRPVMVSVTLEAAGTMLMGSDIGAVQSVLEPFGMIDVIGINCATGPLEMMRHVKVLAESSGKAVSVMPNAGLPENVDGKPVYRLPPAEFGAFQKRFVEEYGVNVVGGCCGTTPEHLAAVAAAVGPISPKNRDVRPVASAASMYGSVGFIQEPPPCLVGERTNANGSRMFRDLLLANDWEGMTAMGKQQARGGAHLIDLSTAYVGRSEITDMCELAPRFAKQVKLPLMIDSTDPAVIEAVLQRHGGRCVINSVNLEDGGVKLRTVAGLARDYGAALICLAIDEKGMARTLERKLAVVRRLHDVLTREFGLRDEDLVFDTLTFTVGSGDPELRASARETLDAVKAVSTEFPRCFTILGVSNVSFGLAPEAREVLNSVFLSEAVANGLKMAIVNPAGILPPFKIPPRERELALNLLHDASRDGSDLGAYMQAFAGAAKTRAGRADTDRNRTPAEMIRDKVLDGDRTGIEAILDSMRHEIAPETIITDHLIAAMREVGELFGRGEMQLPFVLQSAEIVRAAVGLLKPHLSRKDAGQGPAIILATVSGDVHDIGKNLVKILFENNGYRVIDLGIKVDIDTMIRAAQEHGADIIGMSGLLVRSTQIMKENLEELLRRGLRPSVILGGAALTREYVESDLRTIYGERVQYAADAFDGLRIMDGIVKAGAAEASASAPVVSAAAPRPGPTPDRPVPILHGTPRRSVLESPTVWYPPFFGTRRVTHSLDSLLERLDTRVLFQARWGYKQGNRSDSEYEKHLREEAQPALEATVAAARRDDLFQIRGVYGFFRCRAAGNELMILDETGRTEALFAFPRQAHEPGLCVADFFSSAREDVIVLWAATVGPRVAEKEAGLMKAKKYRDYLHIHGLGVELAERAAAATAELAVKDLAGQAVPPRALRFSFGFPACPNLTAQRDVLRLLEADRIGISLTETCQMVPELSVSGFQTLHPDARYFQP from the coding sequence ATGATCACTCCCGAACGATTCCTCGCTCACCTTCGCGAACGCATCCTCGTCTTCGACGGCGCGATGGGAACCAACCTCCAGCGCCAGCAGCTGACGACGGCGGATTTCGGCGGCTTCGACGGCTGCAACGAGGCGCTCAACCTCTTCGCGCCCCACGCCGTCCGGAAGGTGCACGCCGATTTCGTGGCCGCCGGCTGCCGCGCCGTCGAGACCAACACGTTCGGGGCCAACCGCCTCACGCTCGCGGAATACGGCCTCGAAAATAAAGTTGATGCTATAAACAAGGCCGCCGTTCGCATCGCCCGCGAGGCGCTCGAGACGGGCTGCCCCGGGGAACAACGCTTCGTCGCCGCCTCGATCGGCCCGACCTCCAGACTCCCGAGCCTCGGCCACATCGGTTTCGAGGAGATGGCCGCTATCTACGTCGAACAGGTGCGCAGCCTGTGGGACGCCGGTGCCGACATCTTCGTCGTCGAAACCTGCCAGGACCTCCTCCAAGTGAAGGCCGCCCTCAACGCCCTGGCGCGCCTGTTCCGCCAGGAAGGCGCCCGCCGCCCCGTCATGGTCTCGGTCACTCTCGAGGCCGCCGGCACGATGCTGATGGGAAGCGATATCGGGGCCGTCCAGTCCGTGCTCGAACCGTTCGGCATGATCGACGTGATCGGCATCAACTGCGCCACCGGGCCGCTCGAAATGATGCGCCACGTGAAGGTTCTGGCCGAATCGTCCGGCAAGGCCGTCTCCGTCATGCCCAACGCCGGCCTGCCCGAGAACGTCGACGGCAAACCGGTCTACCGCCTGCCGCCCGCCGAGTTCGGCGCCTTCCAGAAGCGGTTCGTCGAGGAATACGGCGTGAACGTCGTCGGCGGCTGCTGCGGAACGACCCCCGAACATCTCGCCGCCGTCGCCGCTGCCGTGGGCCCGATATCGCCTAAAAACCGCGATGTCAGGCCGGTTGCTTCGGCGGCCAGTATGTACGGCTCCGTCGGTTTCATCCAGGAGCCGCCCCCCTGCCTCGTTGGCGAGCGCACCAACGCCAACGGCTCCCGCATGTTCCGCGACCTCCTCCTCGCGAACGACTGGGAGGGCATGACCGCCATGGGCAAACAACAGGCCCGCGGTGGAGCCCATCTGATCGACCTCTCGACCGCCTACGTCGGCCGGAGCGAGATCACCGACATGTGCGAACTGGCGCCCCGCTTCGCCAAACAGGTGAAACTGCCGCTCATGATCGACTCGACCGACCCCGCCGTCATCGAGGCGGTCCTCCAGCGCCACGGCGGCCGCTGCGTCATCAACTCCGTCAACCTGGAGGACGGAGGCGTGAAGCTCCGCACGGTCGCCGGACTCGCCCGTGACTACGGTGCGGCTCTTATATGTCTTGCTATAGATGAAAAGGGCATGGCCCGGACCCTCGAACGGAAGCTCGCCGTCGTGCGTCGTCTCCACGACGTCCTCACCCGCGAATTCGGCCTGCGCGACGAGGATCTTGTCTTCGACACCCTCACGTTCACGGTCGGAAGCGGCGACCCCGAACTTCGCGCCTCCGCCCGCGAAACCCTCGATGCCGTGAAAGCCGTTTCGACCGAGTTCCCGCGCTGTTTCACGATTCTCGGCGTCAGCAACGTCTCGTTCGGCCTCGCTCCCGAAGCCCGCGAGGTGCTGAACAGCGTGTTCCTCTCCGAGGCCGTCGCGAATGGCCTGAAAATGGCGATCGTCAACCCCGCGGGAATTCTCCCGCCCTTCAAGATCCCTCCCCGCGAACGGGAACTCGCCCTGAACCTGCTTCACGACGCCTCCCGCGACGGTTCCGATCTCGGGGCATACATGCAGGCGTTCGCCGGCGCCGCCAAAACACGGGCCGGCCGTGCGGATACCGACCGGAACCGCACGCCCGCGGAGATGATTCGCGACAAGGTGCTCGACGGCGACCGCACCGGCATCGAGGCGATCCTCGACTCGATGCGCCATGAGATCGCCCCCGAAACGATCATCACCGATCACCTGATCGCGGCCATGCGCGAGGTCGGCGAACTGTTCGGGCGCGGCGAGATGCAGTTGCCCTTCGTCCTCCAGTCGGCCGAGATCGTACGCGCCGCCGTCGGCCTGCTCAAACCCCACCTCAGCCGCAAGGACGCCGGTCAGGGGCCCGCCATCATCCTCGCGACCGTCAGCGGCGACGTCCACGATATCGGAAAGAATCTCGTGAAAATCCTGTTCGAGAACAACGGGTACCGCGTCATCGACCTTGGTATAAAGGTCGATATAGATACGATGATCCGGGCGGCGCAGGAACACGGCGCCGACATCATCGGCATGAGCGGCCTGCTCGTGCGCTCGACTCAGATCATGAAGGAAAACCTCGAGGAGCTCCTCCGCCGCGGTCTGCGGCCCTCCGTGATCCTCGGCGGGGCGGCCCTGACGCGCGAGTATGTCGAGTCCGACCTCCGGACCATCTACGGAGAGCGCGTGCAATACGCCGCCGACGCCTTCGATGGCCTTCGCATCATGGACGGGATCGTCAAAGCCGGTGCCGCAGAGGCATCCGCTTCCGCCCCCGTCGTGAGCGCTGCGGCCCCGCGTCCAGGTCCGACGCCCGACCGCCCCGTGCCGATCCTGCACGGAACCCCCCGCCGATCCGTTCTCGAGTCGCCGACCGTCTGGTATCCCCCGTTCTTCGGGACCCGCCGCGTGACGCACTCCCTCGACTCGCTCCTTGAACGGCTCGACACCCGCGTCCTGTTCCAGGCCAGGTGGGGCTACAAACAGGGAAATCGTTCCGACTCCGAGTATGAAAAGCACCTCCGGGAAGAGGCGCAACCGGCCCTCGAAGCGACCGTCGCGGCGGCCCGCCGGGACGACCTGTTCCAGATCCGCGGCGTGTACGGCTTCTTTCGGTGCAGAGCCGCCGGAAACGAGCTCATGATCCTCGACGAGACCGGAAGAACGGAGGCCCTGTTCGCCTTCCCGCGCCAGGCGCACGAGCCGGGACTGTGCGTCGCCGACTTCTTTTCCTCGGCGCGGGAAGACGTGATCGTTCTCTGGGCCGCAACGGTCGGCCCACGGGTCGCCGAAAAAGAGGCCGGCCTGATGAAGGCGAAGAAGTATCGCGACTACCTGCACATCCACGGCCTCGGCGTCGAGCTGGCAGAGCGCGCGGCTGCGGCGACGGCAGAGCTGGCCGTGAAAGACCTGGCCGGACAGGCGGTGCCGCCGCGCGCGCTCCGCTTCTCGTTCGGTTTCCCGGCGTGTCCGAATCTCACGGCGCAGCGCGACGTCCTTCGCCTGCTGGAGGCCGACCGGATCGGCATCTCGTTGACGGAAACCTGCCAGATGGTTCCCGAACTCTCCGTCTCAGGCTTCCAGACGCTGCATCCCGATGCGCGCTACTTCCAGCCGTGA